GCTGGCCGGCGAAGTCGTCTTCAACACCTCGATGACCGGCTATCAGGAAATCCTCACCGATCCGTCCTACACCGGGCAGATCGTCACGATGACGTATCCGCACATCGGCAACTACGGCGTGAACGTGCAGGATCTTGAGTCGACGAAGGTGCAGCCCGCGGGGTTCATCGTGCGCGAGCTTGCGAACCGGGCGAGCAACTACCGTTCGACGCAACAGCTCGAAGACTGGCTGGCGGCGCAGGGCGTATTGGGCATCAGCGGGATCGACACGCGGGCGCTGACCCGCAAGCTGCGCATCACCGGCGCGATGCGCGGCGTTCTGAGCGCGACGCAGCTCGATGACGCCAAGCTCGTCGCCGCGGCGAAGGCGAGCCCCGTGATGGACGGGCAGAACCTCGCCGAGGTCGTCAGCCCGCATGACACATGCACATGGAGCGAATCGCTGGGCGACTGGCGACCGATTCAGGGTCAGCTTCCGCCGGGGCAAATGAAGCGGCGCATCGTCGCCATCGACTGCGGCGCGAAGTCCAATATCCTGCGCAATCTCGCGGACACGGGCAACGAAGTGATCGTGGTTCCGCATGATGTGAAGCCCGAACAGATTCTCGAGTACAAGCCCGATGGTTTGTTCGTGAGCAACGGCCCGGGCGATCCGGCGGCGGTGGCGGTGACCATCGATACGCTCCGCAAGCTGCACGGCCAACTGCCGATCTTCGGCATCTGCCTCGGACATCAGATGCTCGGCCTGTCGCTCGGCGCCAAGACGTTCAAACTCAAGTTCGGCCATCGCGGCGGCAATCAGCCCGTGCAGAATCTCGCCACGCGCAAAGTCGAAATCACCAGCCAGAACCACGGGTTCGCCGTCGAAGTCGAATCGCTCAAAAAAGTCGGCGGCCTTCCCACGCACATCAACCTCAACGATCAGACCCTCGAGGGTTTTCGCCATCGCGACCTGCCGATTTTCGCCGTCCAGTACCACCCCGAGGCCTCCCCGGGCCCGCATGACGCCAGTTATCTGTTCGATTGCTTCATCGACATGATGAACACGGGGCTCAGTCCGTCGGCCGAGGCGATGGACGCGGCGCAGCGCCGGCGCAACAAGGTGGCGGGGTGACGGATTGCCATTGACAAAGTAATAGCCGGGATTTAAGCTGTTTTGCGTCGGCTCGGGACACGCGCGAATCCATCCGCAGGCAAGGTTCACACCGGCCATGATCGAGGCAAAAAACGGCACTTTCAAGGCGGTTGCGACGATGGTCAGGCGCGGGCTCCCGAGCGCGGGGCCGTGGGCGGCAACGGTACAGGTAACTGTAAAACCTACGGCAGGTTAACGGGCGAAAGCGCGAAATTTTTTTCGCATGCGGCCCTTGCATCGGCGGCTCAGACGTTTTATCTTGTCGGGCCTACAGATACGAGGGATCGCCCGAAGTTGGGATAGGGGCAACGGGCAGGCGCGGCCGCAGACCCGCCGCTCTCTTGACACGAGCCACTGGAGGTTCACGTTGGCATCACGTCACATCGTCTTCGCGTTCGCCTGTGCAGCAATTCTTGTCAGCACATGCATGGTCATCCATGCAACGGCGGACGACCATCCGACCGCTGCGCAGCTCCTTGAGCAAGGTGAGGCACAGATCAAGAGCGGCAAGCTCGAAGATGCGCAGAACACGCTCAATCGCATCGACCCGATTCAATTGACCAAGGAGCAGCGCGTCGAGCTTCAGGCGGCGCTTCAGTCCGTGCGCGATCAGCGCCGCGCGGCCGAGCCGATGCCCAAGCCCGCGCCCACGCCCACGACGCCCGAACCGACGAAGACCCAAGCGCCCAAGCCCGAACCCGCACCGGCCAAGCCCGAACCCAAGCCGATGCCCAAGCCCGCACCGGCGCCCGCCGTCGAGAAGCCCGCGCCGGCCCCTGCTCCCGCGCCCGCACCCAAGGCGGAGCCCAAGCCCGAACCCAAAGCCGAGACCAAGCCCGCGCCGGCGCCCGCGCCCGCACCCGTGGTGGAAACCAAACCCGACGCCAAGGAACGCCCCGTCGCGGCGAGCAAGCCCGCTGCCGCCAAGCAGCCCGCCGCCGAGATGAAGCCCGCCGCTCCGGTCGTCTCCGAAGGCGAGAAGCTCATGGAGAAGGCCGTCAAGCTCCAGACGCAGCAGCTCACCGCCGAAGCCGATCAGGCCGCCAAGGATGGACAGTACAACCGTGCCGCGCAGCTCTACACGCAGGCGATCTCGCTCGACCCGGCCAACGAAGACGCCAAGAAGGGCCTGGAAACCGTGCGTGCCCTGCTCGGCCGCGACAACAGCGGATCGAAGCTGGTGGAGGATTACGCCAACGTCGTGAAGCTTCGCCGCGAGCAGGCGCTGGCCCGCTACGACGAAGCGATGAAGCAGGCCAAGGCCTCCGTCGCCGCCGGCAATCCCAACGAGGCGCTCGACGCGGTGTCGCTGGGCAAGGCGATTCTCGACACGAACCGTCAGTACCTCTCCGAAGCCGAGTACAACCAGCTCAGCAAGTCCGCGATGGACTTCACCTCGCAGATTCAGGTCGCCGCCGAGCAGCAGCGCGTGCGGGCCCTTGGCGAGCAGGAGATGAAGGTCAAGAACGAGCAGGTCAAGCGCCGCATGGCCGCCGAGGAGGAGCGCGAGCGCAAGGTGCAGGAACTGCTCCGCCGCGCCGCCGATCTTCGCCGCGAACTCAACTATGAAGAGTCGCTGGATGTGCTCGAGCAGCTTCTGTTCATCGACCCGCACAACGTCGCCGCGCAGGCGATGAAGGAAATGATCGAAGACTCGATCATCTACCGCAACACGAAGAATCTTCTCCGCGAGCGCGAGCTCAAGCGTTCGCAGCATTCGGTGGACAACCTCGAGGCGGCGATTCCGGTCACCGAGATCATTCAGTATCCGCCCGACTGGCCCCAGCTCACCGCCACCCGTCAGGCCGCCCTCGGCTCCGCCGGCGGCGAAAGCGAAGCCAACCGTCGCGTCATGGAGAAGCTCAAGCAGTCGATCCCGGTGACCTTCGACGGCAACCGTCTCGAAAACGTCGTCGAGTACCTGCGCAACGTGACGGGCGTGAACTTCTTCGTCAACTGGCGCGCTCTGGAAGGCGCCGGCATCGAGCCCGGCACGACCGTCACGCTCAACCTCGCCTCCGTCCCCGCGGATAAAGCCCTGCGCCTCATCCTCGATCAGGTCGGCGGCGACCTGGTCCCGCTGGGCTTCACCATCGACGAAGGCGTCGTGACCATCTCGACCGTCGAAAACCTCGGCAAAAACACCACGATCCGCACCTACGATATCCGCGACCTGGTCGTGCAGGCCCCCTCCTTCGATCAGGCCCCCGACTTCGACCTGACGTCGATCACCAACAGCTCCGGCGGCGGCAGCGGCGGCGGCGGCGGACAGAGCGGCGACCTGTTCTCCGACACCCAGTCGGACCGACAGACCGGCACACGCAACGAACTCATTCAGCAGATCTCCCAGCTCATTCGCGACACCGTCGATCCCGACGGCTGGCGTCAGAGCGGCGGCCTGGTCAGCTCCATGAGCGAACTCAACGGCTCGCTCATCGTCAACACCACCAGCGAGAACCACCGCGCCATCCTGAGTCTGCTCGCCCAGCTCCGCGAGAGCCGCGCCCTGCAGATCAACGTCGAAGCGCGATTCCTCCTCGTCGATCAGAACTACCTCGACGAAGTCGGCGTCGACATGGACCTGACCATCAACAACATCGGCTCCGACTTCACGCCGATCACCATCAACACCGAGTCGGCCTCGATCGCCGATCGTCAGAACACGAACCTCAACGGCTCGTTCGGCGGATCGGACTCGGGCTCGGGCCCGATCGACGGCTCGTTCCGTCGCGGACTGAGCATCAGCGGCGGATTCATGAATGACGTGCAGGTCAACCTGCTCGTCAAGGCCACGCAGGCCAACCGCCGTTCGACCCAGTTGTCCGCCCCGCGCGTGACCTTCTTCAACGGCCAGCGCGCTTACGTGCTCATCGCGACGCAGCTTTCGTACATCAGCGACCTGAACCCCGTCGTCGGCACGCGGTCCGCCGCCTTCGACCCCGAGATCAGCGTCGTCTCCAGCGGTGTGATTCTCGACGTGGAAGGCACCGTCTCGGCCGACCGCCGTTACGTCACCCTCACCGCCCGTCCCTCGCTGGCCCGCGTCGTGCGTCTGCGTCAGCTTCAGGTCGTCGGCGCCACCATCGACAACACCGGCGACGATGACAACGCCGGCGGCACCGCAGGCGTCCCCGACGTCTCGACCGGCGTCATCGAAGCGCCCGAACTCGAACTCACCACCGTCCGCACCACCGTCAGCGTCCCCGACAAGGGAACGCTCCTTTTGGGCGGTCAGCGGCTCTTCGCCGACGTGGAGATCGAAGCCGGCGTCCCGGTCATCTCCAAGGTCCCGATCCTCAACCGCCTCTTCACCAACCGTTCGACCGTCAAGGACGAACGCACCCTGCTGATGCTCATCAAGCCGACCATCCTGATCCAGAGCGAGAAGGAAAACGACCTGTTCCCGGGTCTGAACCAGTCGGCGGGCATCTTCAGCGGCGGAACCACGACCAAGTGATCGCCCGGCCCGGGCGTCGGTCGAATCGACCCGATCAGGCCTGAGGCGCATTGAACGCCTCAGGGCGAACGGCCCGCAAGAAAGCGCGGCCCTGGAGCGAATGGACATGGCAGGCACGGATTCAAGACTCTCGATCTCGACCGACGGACCGGTCACGCTCGTCGAATTCCTCGACCGCAACATCCTCGACGAAGCGAGCATTCAGCAGATCGGCGACGAGATCCTCCGCATCGTCGAAACCTCCGA
Above is a window of Planctomycetota bacterium DNA encoding:
- the carA gene encoding glutamine-hydrolyzing carbamoyl-phosphate synthase small subunit, which encodes MTSPTTPTRIAKLALEDGTVFTGVAFGAVDRPEPLAGEVVFNTSMTGYQEILTDPSYTGQIVTMTYPHIGNYGVNVQDLESTKVQPAGFIVRELANRASNYRSTQQLEDWLAAQGVLGISGIDTRALTRKLRITGAMRGVLSATQLDDAKLVAAAKASPVMDGQNLAEVVSPHDTCTWSESLGDWRPIQGQLPPGQMKRRIVAIDCGAKSNILRNLADTGNEVIVVPHDVKPEQILEYKPDGLFVSNGPGDPAAVAVTIDTLRKLHGQLPIFGICLGHQMLGLSLGAKTFKLKFGHRGGNQPVQNLATRKVEITSQNHGFAVEVESLKKVGGLPTHINLNDQTLEGFRHRDLPIFAVQYHPEASPGPHDASYLFDCFIDMMNTGLSPSAEAMDAAQRRRNKVAG